In Kitasatospora sp. NBC_00240, the following are encoded in one genomic region:
- a CDS encoding ATP-grasp domain-containing protein, which yields MAVPAILFPADPLAPRRPDPHFTWEARLLRELGGDHALVDHDALLAGDAEAAVRRVPAGIGPLWYRGWMIPGAGYARFAAALDARGGTLLTSPAGYTSAHELPGWYRVFEGATPASVWIPVPSPGRAPRAGELAAAAARLGGTGAAIVKDYVKSRKHEWAEACYVPELADLAALERVVNRFVELQDDFLAGGVVLRRFEDFARTADGRAAEARVWWLDGEPVLVGPHPDSPRHAPDPDLTDVRPLVRALGCRFVTTDLAQRADGSAWRVVEVGDGQVSDLPSGVDAAALLSSLIAA from the coding sequence ATGGCCGTACCCGCGATCCTCTTTCCCGCCGACCCGCTCGCCCCACGGCGGCCGGACCCGCACTTCACCTGGGAGGCCCGGCTGCTCAGGGAGTTGGGCGGCGATCACGCGCTGGTGGACCACGACGCGCTGCTCGCCGGGGACGCCGAGGCGGCCGTCCGCCGGGTGCCGGCCGGGATCGGCCCGCTCTGGTACCGCGGCTGGATGATTCCGGGGGCGGGCTACGCCCGCTTCGCGGCCGCCCTCGATGCCCGCGGCGGCACGCTGCTCACCAGCCCCGCCGGATACACCTCCGCGCATGAACTCCCCGGCTGGTACCGGGTCTTCGAGGGAGCGACGCCGGCCAGTGTGTGGATCCCGGTGCCGTCGCCGGGCCGCGCGCCGCGGGCCGGGGAGCTGGCGGCGGCCGCCGCACGGCTCGGCGGGACGGGTGCGGCGATCGTCAAGGACTACGTCAAGTCCCGCAAGCACGAATGGGCGGAGGCCTGTTACGTCCCGGAGCTGGCCGACCTGGCCGCGCTGGAGCGGGTGGTGAACCGGTTCGTGGAGCTGCAGGACGACTTCCTGGCCGGCGGCGTGGTGCTGCGGCGCTTCGAGGACTTCGCCCGGACGGCGGACGGCCGGGCGGCGGAGGCCCGGGTGTGGTGGCTGGACGGCGAGCCGGTGCTGGTCGGCCCGCATCCGGACAGCCCCCGGCACGCCCCCGATCCGGACCTCACGGACGTCCGCCCGCTGGTCCGGGCCCTCGGCTGCCGCTTCGTCACCACCGACCTGGCCCAGCGGGCGGACGGCAGCGCGTGGCGGGTGGTGGAGGTCGGCGACGGCCAGGTCAGCGACCTGCCGTCGGGCGTGGACGCCGCCGCCCTGCTGTCCTCGCTGATCGCGGCCTGA
- a CDS encoding NUDIX domain-containing protein — MRILRRDRRRTPRQAARTVVMDQDGSVFLLRSDNSEVGVHWTSPGGGIEPGESPLEGARRELWEETGWTDLAPGPLLCTWEHDFTWHGIPVRQHEHIFLTLGPRRGPVGDVSAVHATDGILGWRWWTAADLADERADALWPPQLPALLTGVRASGWPGAGTPGPLPAVEPVDLGHVADRTGGADAEKSTKSGNSRDNAGA, encoded by the coding sequence ATGCGAATCCTGAGGCGTGACCGGAGGCGAACTCCCCGGCAGGCAGCGCGAACAGTGGTCATGGACCAGGACGGCTCGGTCTTCCTGCTCCGCTCCGACAACAGCGAGGTCGGCGTGCACTGGACGTCGCCCGGCGGCGGGATCGAGCCCGGCGAGAGCCCCTTGGAGGGCGCCCGCCGCGAGCTCTGGGAGGAGACCGGCTGGACGGATCTCGCCCCCGGCCCGCTGCTCTGCACCTGGGAGCACGACTTCACCTGGCACGGCATCCCGGTCCGCCAGCACGAGCACATCTTCCTGACCTTGGGTCCGCGACGCGGACCGGTCGGCGACGTCAGCGCCGTCCACGCCACCGACGGCATTCTCGGCTGGCGCTGGTGGACCGCGGCCGACCTCGCCGACGAGCGGGCGGACGCCCTCTGGCCGCCCCAACTGCCCGCCCTGCTGACCGGAGTGCGGGCGAGCGGATGGCCCGGGGCCGGAACGCCGGGTCCGCTTCCGGCGGTCGAGCCGGTCGATCTCGGCCACGTCGCCGACAGGACCGGCGGGGCGGATGCCGAGAAGAGCACGAAGTCCGGCAACTCCCGTGACAACGCGGGCGCCTGA
- a CDS encoding iron-siderophore ABC transporter substrate-binding protein: MAPTPADRTISPTSRRSFLAAGLTGGAVLGLGGLLAACGSSSTTPDAAAPAGGSSPDQKSVKQGGDDYATVIEQMKAFGTDAAPGVYPRTVKHALGETVVPAKPVRVVVLDTGELDNVVALGIQPVGVVYTDGSKAMPSYLKDKVGSPANVGTINSLNLEAIAALKPDLILGSQLRAQDQYASLSKIAPTVFSIRPGYPWKENFLLNASPFGLQAEAEALLAAYRAAATAVGARLGDKKPTVSPLRFMPGKTRLYAGLSFIGTILADIPIPQPKIEQVKELAVEISPEQIDKADADWIFYGVYGTPSSTNQDAVLGGALWKTLGAVKSGQARPVPDETWFLGLGVLAADAVLADLKGYVAPGA, from the coding sequence GTGGCCCCCACCCCCGCCGACCGGACCATCTCCCCCACCTCCCGGCGGAGCTTCCTCGCCGCCGGCCTGACCGGCGGCGCCGTCCTCGGTCTCGGCGGACTGCTCGCCGCCTGCGGCAGCTCCAGCACCACGCCGGACGCGGCCGCCCCGGCCGGCGGATCCTCCCCGGACCAGAAGTCCGTCAAGCAGGGCGGCGACGACTACGCCACCGTGATCGAGCAGATGAAGGCCTTCGGCACCGACGCCGCCCCCGGCGTCTACCCACGCACCGTCAAGCACGCGCTCGGCGAGACCGTCGTCCCGGCCAAGCCGGTCCGGGTCGTCGTCCTGGACACCGGCGAACTCGACAACGTGGTCGCGCTCGGCATCCAGCCCGTCGGCGTGGTGTACACCGACGGCTCCAAGGCCATGCCGTCCTACCTCAAGGACAAGGTCGGCAGCCCGGCCAACGTCGGCACCATCAACAGCCTCAACCTGGAGGCCATCGCCGCGCTCAAGCCGGACCTCATTCTCGGCAGCCAGCTGCGCGCCCAGGACCAGTACGCCTCCCTGTCGAAGATCGCACCGACCGTCTTCTCGATCCGCCCCGGCTACCCCTGGAAGGAGAACTTCCTGCTGAACGCCAGCCCCTTCGGCCTCCAGGCGGAGGCCGAGGCGCTGCTCGCCGCCTACCGGGCCGCCGCCACCGCGGTCGGCGCCCGGCTCGGCGACAAGAAGCCCACGGTCAGCCCGCTGCGCTTCATGCCCGGTAAGACCCGGCTCTACGCCGGCCTCTCCTTCATCGGCACCATCCTCGCCGACATCCCGATCCCGCAGCCGAAGATCGAGCAGGTCAAGGAACTCGCGGTGGAGATCAGCCCCGAGCAGATCGACAAGGCCGACGCGGACTGGATCTTCTACGGCGTGTACGGCACGCCCAGTTCCACCAACCAGGACGCCGTCCTCGGCGGCGCGCTGTGGAAGACCCTCGGCGCCGTGAAGTCCGGTCAGGCCAGGCCGGTCCCGGACGAGACCTGGTTCCTGGGCCTGGGTGTGCTGGCCGCCGACGCCGTCCTGGCCGACCTCAAGGGCTACGTCGCGCCCGGCGCCTGA
- the trpS gene encoding tryptophan--tRNA ligase, which yields MSTTTAPTAPALTDPDHPAGRRVLTGDRPTGPLHLGHYFGTLRNRVRLQRQGAELFVVVADYQVITDRDIADRLAEHSENLVIDYLATGLDPASATIFAHSAVPALNQLLLPFLSLVSVAELGRNPTVKDEIAHSRQSTVSGLMFTYPVHQAADILFCKADLVPVGQDQLPHLEVARTVARRFNERYGAGIFPRPQALLSDAPLLPGTDGGKMSKSRGNAIPLAAGEDETARLVRAAKTDAERRITHDPAGRPGVAALLQLGALCQDRTPEQLAGEIGDGGAAALKRTVTEAVNEHLRPIRSRRAELAADRGHIRQVLRDGAERANAVADATLAEVRAAMGAVGSV from the coding sequence ATGAGCACCACCACCGCCCCGACCGCGCCCGCCCTCACCGACCCGGACCACCCGGCCGGCCGCCGCGTCCTCACCGGCGACCGCCCGACCGGCCCCCTGCACCTGGGCCACTACTTCGGCACCCTGCGCAACCGCGTCCGACTGCAGCGGCAGGGCGCCGAACTCTTCGTCGTCGTCGCGGACTACCAGGTCATCACCGACCGCGACATCGCCGACCGGCTCGCCGAGCACAGCGAGAACCTGGTGATCGACTACCTCGCCACCGGCCTCGACCCCGCATCCGCCACGATCTTCGCCCACAGCGCCGTGCCGGCCCTCAACCAGCTGCTGCTGCCCTTCCTCAGCCTGGTGAGCGTCGCCGAACTCGGCCGCAACCCCACCGTCAAGGACGAGATCGCACACTCCCGGCAGTCCACCGTCAGCGGGCTGATGTTCACCTACCCCGTGCACCAGGCCGCCGACATCCTCTTCTGCAAGGCCGACCTGGTACCCGTCGGCCAGGACCAACTGCCGCACCTGGAGGTCGCCCGCACCGTCGCCCGCCGCTTCAACGAGCGCTACGGCGCCGGCATCTTCCCCCGCCCGCAGGCCCTGCTCTCCGACGCGCCACTGCTGCCCGGCACCGACGGCGGCAAGATGAGCAAGAGCCGCGGCAACGCCATCCCGCTCGCCGCCGGCGAGGACGAGACCGCCCGCCTGGTCCGCGCGGCGAAGACGGACGCCGAGCGCCGGATCACCCACGACCCGGCCGGGCGACCGGGGGTCGCCGCCCTGCTCCAGCTCGGCGCCCTCTGCCAGGACCGCACACCCGAGCAGCTGGCCGGGGAGATCGGCGACGGCGGCGCGGCCGCCCTCAAACGCACCGTCACCGAGGCGGTCAACGAGCACCTGCGACCGATCCGGTCCCGCCGCGCGGAACTCGCCGCCGACCGGGGCCACATCCGCCAGGTCCTGCGCGACGGCGCCGAACGCGCCAACGCCGTCGCCGACGCGACCCTGGCCGAGGTACGGGCCGCGATGGGGGCGGTGGGATCGGTCTGA
- a CDS encoding LD-carboxypeptidase, protein MAQHPPEQAAGPARPAPPQYPSHPSTGRLRALTRPPHLLPGDRVAVIAPSSPVDPARLTAGCAVLRSWGLEVEVAPHVLDTHPALGHLAGRDADRAADLQAAWLDPAIAAVVCARGGYGVHRMVDLLDWEALRTAPPKALVGYSDVTSLHEAFAQRLGVATLYGPMASAQTFLTDGPTAEHLRRTLFQPAATTVLTSAAAGTLVPGRARGITAGGCASVLAAERGTTGARPSFAGAVLVLEDVNEQPYQLDRILTQLLRSGALDGVAGVALGSWAGCGRPERVREVMLDRLGPLGVPVLWELGFGHGPSSLTVPLGVPALLDADAGALTLELPALAERVH, encoded by the coding sequence ATGGCTCAGCACCCGCCCGAGCAGGCCGCCGGACCGGCCCGGCCCGCACCACCGCAGTACCCGTCGCACCCTTCGACCGGACGGCTGCGGGCGCTGACCCGCCCGCCGCACCTCCTCCCCGGGGACCGCGTCGCGGTGATCGCACCCAGCAGCCCGGTCGACCCGGCCCGGCTCACCGCCGGCTGCGCCGTCCTGCGTTCCTGGGGGCTGGAGGTCGAGGTCGCACCCCACGTCCTCGACACCCACCCCGCCCTCGGGCACCTGGCCGGCCGGGACGCGGACCGCGCCGCCGACCTCCAGGCCGCCTGGCTGGACCCCGCGATCGCCGCCGTCGTCTGCGCCCGCGGCGGGTACGGCGTGCACCGCATGGTGGACCTGCTCGACTGGGAGGCCCTGCGGACGGCGCCCCCCAAGGCGCTCGTCGGCTACAGCGACGTCACCTCCCTGCACGAGGCCTTCGCCCAGCGCCTCGGGGTGGCCACCCTGTACGGGCCGATGGCGTCCGCCCAGACCTTCCTGACCGACGGGCCGACCGCCGAGCACCTGCGCCGCACGCTCTTCCAACCGGCGGCCACGACCGTCCTGACCTCGGCCGCCGCCGGCACCCTGGTGCCCGGGCGGGCCCGGGGGATCACGGCCGGCGGCTGCGCCTCCGTCCTGGCCGCCGAGCGGGGCACGACGGGGGCCCGGCCGTCCTTCGCGGGTGCGGTGCTCGTCCTGGAGGACGTCAACGAGCAGCCCTACCAGCTCGACCGCATCCTCACCCAGCTCCTGCGCTCGGGAGCGCTGGACGGCGTGGCGGGCGTGGCCCTCGGCTCCTGGGCGGGCTGTGGACGACCCGAGCGCGTGCGGGAGGTCATGCTCGACCGTCTCGGGCCGCTCGGCGTCCCGGTCCTCTGGGAGCTCGGCTTCGGACACGGCCCCTCCAGCCTCACCGTCCCGCTCGGCGTGCCCGCCCTGCTGGACGCGGACGCCGGCGCGCTCACCCTGGAACTGCCGGCACTGGCGGAACGCGTGCACTGA
- a CDS encoding nucleoside/nucleotide kinase family protein: protein MHDDTLNTETAAPPTGPATDGHHLALDDPRDLTELAVGLLRGRGGGSRVILGLTGPPAAGKSTLARHLVAEVCRAEGPAAAAYLPLDGFHLSNVQLDRLGLRPRKGAPNTFDAHGYVALLRRVTEDRFHDIYVPDFDRDLDEPVAARHLVTPRTRLVVTEGNYLSSAETPWPEARALLRELWYVDAEDTLREERLLRRHMAGGQAESEARHRVGSNDHPNGEYVKAAREACSRTVRPGRLPQAPGARSVD from the coding sequence ATGCACGACGACACGCTGAACACCGAAACGGCAGCGCCGCCGACCGGTCCGGCGACGGACGGCCATCACCTGGCCCTCGACGATCCGCGCGATCTCACTGAGCTGGCGGTGGGCCTGCTGCGCGGGCGGGGCGGCGGCAGCCGCGTGATCCTCGGCCTCACCGGTCCGCCCGCGGCGGGCAAGTCCACGCTCGCCCGGCACCTGGTCGCCGAGGTCTGCCGCGCCGAGGGCCCCGCCGCCGCGGCGTACCTCCCGCTGGACGGGTTCCACCTCTCCAACGTCCAGCTGGACCGCCTCGGCCTGCGTCCCCGCAAGGGCGCCCCGAACACCTTCGACGCCCACGGGTACGTCGCCCTGCTCCGCCGGGTCACCGAGGACCGCTTCCACGACATCTACGTCCCCGACTTCGATCGGGACCTGGACGAGCCGGTGGCCGCCCGCCACCTCGTCACCCCGCGGACCCGGCTCGTCGTCACCGAGGGCAACTACCTCTCCTCGGCCGAGACCCCCTGGCCCGAGGCTCGCGCCCTGCTCCGCGAACTCTGGTACGTCGACGCCGAGGACACCCTTCGGGAGGAGCGACTCCTGCGCCGGCACATGGCAGGAGGTCAGGCCGAGAGCGAGGCCCGACACCGGGTCGGCTCGAACGACCACCCCAACGGCGAGTACGTGAAGGCGGCGCGCGAGGCCTGCAGCAGGACCGTCCGGCCGGGCCGTTTGCCTCAGGCGCCCGGCGCGCGTAGTGTTGACTAG
- a CDS encoding histidine kinase produces MSGPTTTAGGAQERIEDARRFVRGGFKAQLRCLQLVFQAAVGPAALFFIGLVPILALNVNSQHGPGSLLVVVAGVIAFPTACFWLGRRYARRSRDLVEAWFGVRIPVAYRPAAAPQQDERGHWWTGHSYHSRRSTARAELTVRSVLGDPASWRDLLWLAGGAGAAGLLAVPCLLLTVVGAGAAVGLLEQFQSGYGYDLGGDLRELFLQLGLCLAAVVAGLALAPRAVRLHADWTRRALDPDRAGAPSKARLTERVQQLTETRADAVGDQAAELRRIERDLHDGAQARLVAIGMTLGTIEHLMDTDPTAARALLSEARQSSAKALQELRDLVRGIHPPVLAERGLGDAVRALAMDSALPVDVCVSLPDRPAAPVEAAVYFSVCELLANAAKHSGADQVWVDILHRAGTLRVTVTDDGHGVADPTRGSGLRGIERRLGTFDGVLAIDSTSGGPTTITLELPCELSSPRTSTSFAKA; encoded by the coding sequence GTGAGTGGTCCGACCACGACAGCTGGTGGCGCGCAGGAGCGGATCGAGGATGCCCGGCGGTTCGTACGGGGTGGCTTCAAGGCCCAACTGCGCTGTCTCCAGCTGGTGTTCCAGGCGGCGGTGGGGCCGGCCGCACTCTTCTTCATCGGGCTGGTACCCATCCTCGCGCTGAATGTGAACAGCCAGCACGGCCCCGGGAGCCTGCTCGTGGTCGTCGCCGGGGTGATCGCCTTCCCGACGGCCTGTTTCTGGCTGGGCCGGCGGTACGCGCGACGGTCCCGCGATCTGGTGGAGGCCTGGTTCGGCGTCCGGATCCCCGTCGCGTACCGGCCCGCCGCGGCGCCGCAGCAGGACGAGCGCGGGCACTGGTGGACCGGCCACTCGTACCACTCGCGGCGTTCGACGGCCCGTGCCGAGCTGACCGTCCGGTCGGTCCTGGGCGACCCGGCGAGCTGGCGGGACCTGCTGTGGCTGGCCGGCGGCGCGGGCGCGGCCGGCCTGCTCGCCGTCCCGTGCCTGTTGCTGACCGTGGTCGGCGCCGGGGCCGCGGTGGGACTGCTGGAGCAGTTCCAGAGCGGCTACGGCTATGACCTGGGCGGCGACCTGAGGGAGCTGTTCCTGCAGCTCGGCCTCTGCCTGGCCGCCGTGGTCGCGGGTCTCGCCCTCGCGCCGCGCGCCGTCCGGCTGCACGCCGACTGGACCCGCCGCGCGCTGGACCCCGACCGGGCGGGCGCGCCGAGCAAGGCCCGGCTGACCGAGCGGGTGCAGCAGCTGACCGAGACCCGCGCCGACGCGGTGGGCGACCAGGCCGCCGAGCTCCGCCGGATCGAGCGGGACCTGCACGACGGCGCCCAGGCCCGGCTGGTGGCGATCGGGATGACCCTCGGCACGATCGAGCACCTGATGGACACCGATCCGACGGCCGCGCGCGCTCTGCTGTCGGAGGCCCGGCAGTCCTCGGCGAAGGCGCTCCAGGAGCTGCGGGACCTCGTCCGGGGCATCCATCCGCCGGTGCTGGCCGAACGCGGACTCGGGGACGCCGTTCGGGCGTTGGCGATGGACAGCGCCCTGCCCGTCGACGTGTGCGTCAGCCTGCCGGACCGGCCGGCGGCGCCGGTGGAGGCGGCGGTGTACTTCAGCGTCTGCGAGCTGTTGGCGAACGCGGCCAAGCACTCGGGCGCGGACCAGGTCTGGGTGGACATCCTGCACCGGGCCGGGACCCTGCGGGTGACCGTCACCGACGACGGCCACGGGGTGGCGGACCCGACGCGGGGGAGCGGGCTTCGCGGGATCGAGCGCCGGTTGGGTACCTTCGACGGTGTCCTCGCCATCGACAGCACGTCGGGCGGCCCGACCACGATCACCCTGGAGCTGCCGTGCGAGTTGTCCTCGCCGAGGACCTCTACCTCCTTCGCGAAGGCCTGA
- a CDS encoding response regulator transcription factor produces MRVVLAEDLYLLREGLIRLLEAHGFTIAAAVETGPELLDALLTHRPDVAVVDVRLPPTLTDEGLQAALSARRQIPGLPVLVLSQHVQQLYARELLADGSGGIGYLLKDRVFNADQFIDAVRRVAAGGTAMDPDVIAKLLQSNARSGPLQRLSPREREVLELMAEGCSNSAIAARLVVSDGAVAKHIANIFTKLGLAPADDANRRVLAVLAHLNGTAEQTG; encoded by the coding sequence GTGCGAGTTGTCCTCGCCGAGGACCTCTACCTCCTTCGCGAAGGCCTGATCCGGCTGCTGGAGGCCCATGGCTTCACCATCGCGGCAGCGGTGGAGACCGGCCCGGAGCTGCTGGACGCGCTGCTGACCCACCGTCCGGACGTCGCCGTCGTGGACGTCCGGCTGCCGCCGACGCTGACCGACGAGGGGCTGCAGGCCGCGTTGAGCGCGCGCCGGCAGATCCCCGGGCTGCCGGTGCTGGTGCTGTCGCAGCACGTCCAGCAGCTCTACGCGCGGGAGTTGCTGGCGGACGGCTCGGGCGGCATCGGGTACCTGCTCAAGGACCGGGTGTTCAACGCCGACCAGTTCATCGACGCCGTGCGCCGGGTGGCGGCGGGCGGCACCGCGATGGACCCGGACGTGATCGCCAAGCTGCTGCAGAGCAACGCGCGTTCGGGTCCGCTGCAGCGGCTCTCGCCCCGTGAGCGGGAGGTGCTGGAGCTGATGGCGGAGGGCTGTTCCAACTCGGCGATCGCCGCCCGCCTGGTGGTCAGCGACGGCGCGGTGGCCAAGCACATCGCCAACATCTTCACCAAGCTCGGGCTCGCGCCGGCCGACGACGCCAACCGCCGGGTGCTGGCCGTACTGGCCCATCTCAACGGGACGGCCGAGCAGACGGGGTGA
- a CDS encoding DUF2637 domain-containing protein, whose translation MARPSLTRAHRALLGLVAAGACLISGIGFAGSYSAVRDLAMEKGFGAFAYAFPVGVDAGIVVLLALDLVLTWLRIPFPLLRQTAWLLTVATIAFNAAASWGDPLGMGMHAVIPVLFVVVVEASRHAVGRIAAITADRHMESVRLMRWMLSPIPTFRLWRRMKLWELRSYDEVVRLEQNRLVYRAQLRFRYGRGWRRAAPIQALLPLKLAKYGVPLDLEVLDRLAEAEQLEDAREGRTVVAAPVPQAAIPAPVPAAAQHLRAAAQQVPVHQVPAQQVPAAAEPGPAGPAAAPASAVSAELAVPTLAKLAAVRLRDAQEPAQAEEQAPPPARDELNVWTERAVRTHAPQGGMDATGRVPGQASPWFKPPRPSAQPGPDVQVAGPAAERGPVPAFMYRQAGPAGREAAPEQAVGGRPEQRDPQGESGHEQGRREAVPHEPAVREQPVRDHVVREQAVREPVPQPDRLDPELCFEALVSYIDTYADQPDQQRLADYLTSVYGVVGNRPDGSVSAGQLDKLWPELRERYASVGRD comes from the coding sequence ATGGCACGCCCATCCCTCACCCGTGCCCACCGGGCCCTGCTCGGCCTGGTCGCGGCCGGCGCCTGCTTGATCTCGGGCATCGGCTTCGCAGGCTCGTACAGCGCGGTCCGCGACCTGGCCATGGAGAAGGGGTTCGGCGCCTTCGCGTACGCGTTCCCCGTCGGTGTGGACGCCGGGATCGTCGTCCTGCTGGCCCTGGACCTCGTGCTGACCTGGCTGCGGATCCCCTTCCCGCTGCTGCGGCAGACCGCCTGGCTGCTGACCGTCGCCACCATCGCCTTCAACGCGGCGGCCTCCTGGGGCGATCCGCTCGGGATGGGCATGCACGCCGTCATCCCGGTCCTGTTCGTGGTGGTGGTCGAAGCCTCCCGGCACGCGGTCGGACGGATCGCGGCGATCACCGCGGACCGGCACATGGAGTCCGTCCGGCTGATGCGCTGGATGCTCTCGCCGATTCCGACGTTCCGCCTCTGGCGGCGGATGAAGCTGTGGGAGCTGCGCTCCTACGACGAGGTCGTGCGGCTGGAGCAGAACCGGCTGGTGTACCGGGCGCAGCTGCGCTTCCGGTACGGCCGCGGCTGGCGGCGCGCGGCGCCGATCCAGGCGCTGCTGCCGCTGAAGCTCGCCAAGTACGGCGTCCCGCTGGATCTGGAGGTGCTGGACCGCCTGGCGGAGGCCGAGCAGCTCGAGGATGCCCGCGAGGGCAGGACGGTCGTGGCCGCGCCGGTGCCGCAGGCGGCGATACCCGCCCCCGTGCCCGCCGCCGCGCAGCATCTGCGGGCAGCCGCGCAGCAGGTGCCGGTGCACCAGGTCCCGGCGCAGCAGGTGCCGGCGGCGGCCGAGCCGGGGCCCGCGGGCCCGGCGGCGGCCCCCGCGTCGGCGGTGTCCGCGGAGCTCGCGGTGCCGACGCTCGCCAAGCTGGCGGCCGTCCGGCTGCGGGACGCCCAGGAGCCGGCCCAGGCCGAGGAGCAGGCACCGCCCCCGGCCCGGGACGAGCTGAACGTGTGGACCGAGCGCGCCGTCCGCACCCACGCGCCGCAGGGCGGCATGGACGCGACCGGCCGGGTGCCGGGCCAGGCCTCGCCGTGGTTCAAGCCGCCGCGGCCCTCGGCCCAGCCGGGCCCCGACGTCCAGGTGGCCGGGCCGGCCGCCGAACGCGGCCCGGTGCCCGCCTTCATGTACCGGCAGGCCGGCCCGGCCGGGCGCGAAGCGGCCCCGGAGCAGGCGGTGGGCGGACGGCCGGAGCAGCGCGACCCCCAGGGGGAGAGCGGCCACGAACAGGGGCGGCGCGAGGCCGTCCCGCACGAGCCGGCCGTGCGCGAGCAGCCGGTGCGCGACCACGTCGTCCGTGAGCAGGCCGTGCGCGAGCCCGTCCCGCAGCCGGACCGGCTCGACCCGGAGCTGTGCTTCGAGGCGCTGGTCTCGTACATCGACACGTACGCGGACCAGCCCGACCAGCAGCGGCTCGCCGACTACCTGACCAGCGTGTACGGGGTGGTGGGCAACCGGCCCGACGGTTCCGTGAGCGCCGGGCAGCTGGACAAGCTGTGGCCGGAACTGCGTGAGCGGTACGCCTCGGTCGGTCGCGACTGA
- a CDS encoding aldolase/citrate lyase family protein: protein MSQVEVDGSKPGSGASFSSAARTAVDALLAPVDAELARRYPGDSGTRQPVHTVYVPADVFAADTVSSWGRQALEAFDTHAGSPAELARALGVPDDELLADVHARVRAKLEREPVEDLRIDFEDGYGPRPDAEEDAAAVRTAELITAAVADGSAPPYIGIRIKCMEAAVRDRGIRTLELFLGTLIAGGGLPEGLVLTLPKVTYAEQVTALVRLLEDFERRAGLPAGRIGFEIQIETTQAILGADGRATVARMIEAAEGRATGLHYGTFDYSASCGVSAAYQSMDHPVADHAKAVMQVAAAGTGVRLSDGSTNVVPTGPTEQVHAAWKLHHDLVRRSLARAYYQGWDMHPAHLPTRYVAVYSFYREGLAAAAARLTAYVAKAGGDVMDEPATAKALSGYLLRGLDCGAVDPAEVTRLTGLDRKQLDALAGR, encoded by the coding sequence ATGTCGCAGGTCGAGGTGGACGGTAGCAAGCCGGGGAGCGGGGCCTCGTTCTCCAGCGCCGCCCGGACCGCCGTGGACGCGCTGCTCGCGCCGGTCGACGCCGAGCTGGCCCGCCGCTACCCCGGCGACTCCGGCACCCGCCAGCCGGTCCACACCGTCTACGTGCCGGCCGACGTCTTCGCCGCCGACACCGTGAGCAGCTGGGGCCGCCAGGCCCTGGAGGCCTTCGACACCCACGCCGGCAGCCCCGCCGAACTGGCCCGCGCGCTCGGCGTGCCGGACGACGAGCTGCTGGCCGACGTGCACGCCCGGGTCCGGGCCAAGCTGGAGCGCGAGCCCGTCGAGGACCTCCGGATCGACTTCGAGGACGGCTACGGGCCGCGCCCGGACGCCGAGGAGGACGCCGCCGCCGTCCGCACCGCCGAACTGATCACCGCGGCCGTGGCCGACGGCAGCGCGCCGCCGTACATCGGCATCCGGATCAAGTGCATGGAGGCGGCCGTCCGCGACCGCGGCATCCGCACCCTGGAGCTCTTCCTCGGCACCCTGATCGCCGGCGGCGGCCTGCCCGAGGGCCTGGTCCTGACCCTGCCCAAGGTGACCTACGCCGAGCAGGTCACCGCGCTGGTCCGGCTGCTGGAGGACTTCGAGCGGCGGGCCGGACTGCCGGCCGGCCGGATCGGCTTCGAGATCCAGATCGAGACCACCCAGGCGATCCTCGGCGCCGACGGCCGGGCGACCGTGGCCCGCATGATCGAGGCCGCCGAGGGGCGGGCCACCGGCCTGCACTACGGCACCTTCGACTACAGCGCCTCCTGCGGGGTCAGCGCCGCGTACCAGAGCATGGACCACCCGGTGGCGGACCACGCCAAGGCCGTCATGCAGGTGGCCGCCGCCGGGACGGGCGTCCGGCTCTCCGACGGCTCCACCAACGTCGTCCCGACCGGGCCGACCGAGCAGGTGCACGCGGCCTGGAAGCTGCACCACGACCTGGTCCGCCGCTCGCTGGCCCGCGCCTACTACCAGGGGTGGGACATGCACCCGGCCCACCTGCCGACCCGGTACGTGGCCGTCTACAGCTTCTACCGCGAGGGCCTGGCGGCCGCCGCGGCCCGGCTCACGGCCTACGTGGCCAAGGCCGGCGGCGACGTGATGGACGAGCCGGCCACCGCCAAGGCGCTCAGCGGCTACCTGCTGCGCGGCCTGGACTGCGGCGCCGTGGACCCGGCCGAGGTCACCCGGCTGACCGGCCTGGACCGCAAGCAGCTCGACGCCCTCGCCGGTCGCTGA